CTAGCCACACCACTTGGTAATGTGTGTGGTGGAAACCTGTAACATTTATCATATTTGTACGGAGGCATTATCGAATAATACATTGCTAATATGGACAGTAGTGAGATTAGCATTGTGTTGGTTTTCTAGCAATACTCTGCATCTGTTAATGTTTGTAATGTCAGCTCATAACTTTTATCACAACAAAATTTGTAGCAAGATATTTTCAGAAATGCATCCCTATGATGGGTCACCGTTTTCTGCTATAGTAATCATAGCTAATGTTTATGATGGCAACCCATAACTTCTGCCACAACTGTATTTGCAGTGAGGCATTTTTCTGTGGCACTATGCAATGACAAGGAATTCCCTTCTGTACAGGTGAGCATTAAATATGTGCAAAAACTGCATCAATATCAGtgacagagtgagggagggagtTTCCCTCAGTAATAACGTAAAGTATGACACTTCGTACCGTCAACCCACAGCATTACGGTTCTGCTTTCATATCTTCCGAAGTAGCACACTCCTTAACTAATTATTGCTCTTGCACTAATCCCCAAAGTATTAGACATTGCTGAAAAAATTCCATTGCCTTTTGTAACAATGAGAAATTGTTTTTGGTGGCAATTTCTAAACACAAATTTGTCTtcaatttcatgtatttttttatACCATACAGTTGTACATAATATTGTGTAAAGTGCTGCTACACGCTTGACTGACTAGAATTAACAACGTAATTCAGTTCTTTGCACAACCTTATAGCCACACACACTTATGTTTGACGAAAATCATATTGTAAATAAAGAGTAGTGAttaatatggaaacaatttaacaAATAAACAATCATAAgctgacattttatgttattacacaaatgattatttattttgtgcCTATGTGTTTACTGCATATTCACAAGTTTAAGCTAATCTAGGTGATAAGACTGCATTAATACTGAGCAAAAGTGCAGTAAAATAATCTCTGAACTGAAAGGTTCTAATAATAAAGAATGTGCTCTTTTAATATTGTAAAACTGTTGGACATTCACATATTTGTTCTTACAGTAGAAAATTTAAGAGATGTTTAGGATTATAGTGAACATAATACAGAAATATCCATTATATATTATTCCACTCGCTTTTACTCTCACACTCTCTAAATGTAATGGAGTCATTTGTTCTGAAATTTAAGTACGTACCCAGAAACCGAACATGTATATAAATAACAGAGTACTGCATTGCTTTCACAACCAATGTGATGCAAGAAATAtatctttaataatgaattatCAACAGTTCCACACTAAAAAAATATCTCAGAAAAGCAGCAGCTGGGTAATTGTCTGTAGGCAGCACATCCTGTCCCTGGCACGCCGAAACCTCAAATTTCGCATCACACACCCAGTTCAGTGAATACTTTTATGTTCGCTAGACAGCAGAGACAAAATAGATTACATGCCGAAATAATCTGAAAAATTGAAAATACGGCGAAATCTCATAACTATAATCATAATTTTTCATTACGAACAATGTCtgaatttatgttagattttcgtaaatgttcattaattatagcacggcgaactgctcttccaggtaatgTATCATCACGATACATCTGCTGTCCAGGTAGCACTGGTTCGTTGTCTTCGATGTTGGGGACTCTCTCATCACGTAACTGACTTGAAAGTCGAGAAATTTCTGGATCTTCTGGTGGTTCTTCACCGCTTGTACTCCTCGCAATATTATGCAAGACAGCCGTACCCACAATGATTGACATTGCTTCCTGTGGATTACATCTTATTCCTACAGATAATATGGGAAATCTTCTCTTGCACATACCGTATTTTCTCTCAACAGAGTTTCTAGTTTTAATATGAGACCTGTTATATCGATGCTCTGCTTCATTTTGCGGATTTAAAAGTGGAGTTAACAAGTAGGATCTACATGCATAACCACTATCTCCCAATAAGTGACCTTGTGGTATTTCTCCATTTTCAAATTGAGCGCTCCAGTTGAGAAATATAGTACTGTCGTGCACAGAGCCCGGCCATCGAGCGACAATATGTCTTATTAACAAATTGTGATCACCAATGGCTTGacagttaaaggaaaaatatgATTTCCTATTGCGGAAAAGTTCAGCATTATGTCCTCCAGAAGACTGAATTCTTATGTGGGTACAATCCAAGGTACCAAGAACGCCAGGAAATCGGTCCAATTGACTAAACCCATACACCACAGAGCGCACTTCTTCTCTTGTAGGAAATTTTATAAAGCGAGGAGACAGTGATGCTATGATGTCTGATACATCACTGATGATTCTTTGTGCTGTTGTACGATGTATATTACTATTGTCCCCAATAAGAATGTTGACTGCACCTTTTGCATATGCCCTTAAAGTAATCAAAAGTCTGTTTATCGGAGAAACAGGGTTATTCCGATCAGTAGGAAATTCTAACCTATCATTAATTTGATTTAATAAGcaccacactgtttcttttgaCAGACGAAATCTCTCATCAAACTTCCTGTCACCATAATCTTCAAAAGGGTTTCCCCTTTCCACAACCACTCCAACACGATTTCGGTCACGATTTAAATGGTCAAGGTATAACAAATCTTCCTCAATGCCATCCATAACATCAAAACTCACAGCCATCTTAATAGCGTATGCTTCTAAAACCGCGGTTATGTCGAGAAAACCGGGAAAGAGCGCTGGTTAAATATAACCGCGCTCGATTCCCTCGTTTAACTTAGATCGATGTTGGTGCACTAGAATACTGCGCTGAACAGGATTATATATCGACTTAACGGCGGTTAACTGTTAATCGAGATTGGTGCACTCGTTCATCAGTCCGTGACCTACCAACCGatagatccaaccgccaatgaccaatgCTTGAACAAACTCGaggagactggcggcctaacgcgcagactcagatgcaggaactaagccccgaccgggcgaccagtcgctgagttctcttactggcggagtggaaagactctcattttgccggctttaaaggttgatccgaacgacagacatactagcactccgaacgacagacagacagtaaCTCACTAAGAAATGTGGACGGGAGACAGACCTGCAAGCTTGGGACGAGAGACTGGCCCAGACTGACCGAATggctagttttttttttcttttctttattgtgattttaacaccttatacaaaggcgggctggcagcagcacaatacgccgctcttcagccttgagtgttacaacaagtagtacataaaggtggcacagagtagacagtaaaaacggtgggcaaaaaaatgtagacactaaaaatcgaaaaaacatgtagccgttcacgctggacgagaaacatcactaacactgggcgacacgatgcacagaacatggatgatggcgacggcacgtgaacggtgggggcgtgacggcgaacaacactacacacaaacgaaggcacacacacgaaacactgacagcgatgatctccggcgcgcgaatgttcactgagcgtgtacgagtctggggacctgccaagagaggaggtggaggaggaggaatgggaaggtgaatgggagaggggggagcagagatgccatgggcaaaggagagagggggagggaggaagggggaggggaagcccggtggagaggggtggagggaggggggaaaggaaagaggagggaagggaagggagggagggtgcctaaaggagaggacataagaggtgggggggggaggatcaaagttgataagaggggtagatggaggggacgaggacatcatcagggagggagctggcggaagccaccttgggagagggtaaggagggtggagagatggagaccgggtgggacgtgggaatacaggcgcggcagcgggcgggggtgggagaggatcggggaaacgagcgggtgaggaggatcaagtttacgtgaggtgtacaggatacgtatcctttcaaggaaaaggaggaggtgggggaaggggatgagatcatacagaatccccgtgggggaggggagacggatgcgataggcaaggcagagagcatggcgttcaaggatttggagggatttatagaaggtaggggggggcggagatccaggctggatgggcgtaacaaaggatagggtggatgagggatttataggtgtggaggattgtggaggggtccagaccccacgtgcggccggaaaggagcttgaggagacggagttgggaacgtgccttggcttggattgtctggagatggggagtccaggagaggcgacggtcgagggtgacgccaaggtacttgagggtgggagtgagggcgagaggacggccatagacggtgagatagaaatcaaggaggcggaaggaaggggtggttttgcctacaatgatcgcctgggttttggagggattgaccttgagtaaccactggttgcaccaagcggtgaaccggtcaagatgggattggagaaggcgttgggagcgttgcagggtgggggcaagggcgaggaacgcggtgtcatcggcaaactggaggaggtggacggggggcgacggtggcggcatgtccgccgtgtacaaaaggtacagaaggggagagaggacggagccttggggcacaccggcggaggggaaaaaggtgtaggaatcggtgttatggatggtgacataggaaggacggcgggagagaaaggaaccgatcagacggacgtagttgggAAGGGCAAAGGGcaaagggcaaaggtttggagcttgaagaggagaccggaatgccagacgcggtcataagcgcgttcgaggtcaagtgagaggaagatggcggagcgacgggaattaagctgtttggaaaggagatgagtgaggtgaaggagaagatcgtcggaagagaaggatggccgaaagccacactgggtgacgggaaggaggcggagctggcggagatgctggtggatgcggcgggtgaggatagattctaggaccttgctgaagaccgagttaaggctgatgggacggtaggaggagacggcggacggcggtttgccaggtttaaggaacatgaggatacgggaggttttccacaggtcggggtagaaaccggtggacaggactacattgtagagcctggccagggtggagaggaaagagacaggagcttcacgaaggtgacggtaggtggcacgatcatgaccaggagcggtgtcgcgttttgtgcggagtgtatcaatgagatcctgtgtagtgataggggcattgagttccgtgtgtgtaatgttgtccaagtactggaaaccaggagcgaggggaggggaagaggtgtcagttcgatcgcggatatctgggaagagggagtaatcgaactggggatcatcggggatggaaaatacatcggagaggtaggaggcaaagtgattggccttactaagggagtcagggaaagggtgatcatcatggagaagaggataatagggggagggtttagttccggtaaggcgacggaaggccgaccagaacttggacgagttgatgggtagggttgcatttaaacgggtgcatgtctgtcgccagtcccggcgtttcttagccgcgagcaaattacgaacgtgtcgctggagttgccggtggcgtcgtagtgtgtctgggtcacgcgtgcggaggaaggcacggtagagacgatgggattcacggaggaggagaacggcctgtgggggtaaggtaggacggtgggggtggatggcgacagtaggaacgtgggcctccacggcctcagacaaggtctgctggagaaaggaggcggcatgggtgacatcgtcagggtggtggtaggtgagagggtggctatcgacctgggtggaaagggtatcccggtaggcattccagtcgactcgggaatagtcgtggacatacttaggggagggtcagtacgagggtcggggcgagggcgacgaccgtctgaaacggtgaggaggacagggagatggtcgctaccaataggctccaggacatccaccgttatgcggccaaggaggttgggggaggagaggataacatcaggagtggagtgggattcaggacgggtatgccgggggatggggacgaggtcaccttgaagggtggagaggaaccgatgccatcgccgtaactgggcagcggaacgactatggatgttgaggtcggcggcgatcacgtaggaggaaaaggtacgatcgacgtgggagaggaagtcgaagggaataggagcgttggggcggacatagatggtggcgcaggtaacggtaaggccggggaagaagagactaaggatcaggtgttcagtggggtcgggaaggagaggttggagccgaacggggatctggcggtggtgaccaatggcaactccgccacgcgcaattgggaggggattatcggagcggtggaggaggtagggcgaagtgtgaatggtgtggtggggttggaggaaggtttcattaaggaggaaggcatccacacggtgggtggcaagggtgtgcaggaagaggttcctgttggcgggtagggagcggatgttgttgtaaaggatacgttgctgtcgcgccatgatagggatttagatgagggtgtcgaggagagaaggtgaaatgggcctggttgttggagtaggtggcgtacatcttgagttggaatatggaacgggcggcgagggagatctgttggagggtgtgtgggcgctgaaagggatgaacattctggaggacgatggtaaggaacctgatgatgtcctcagcggtggggggggggacgaagggaattgccaggaggggtgggggcgtccaggggacggacagggacggtgagttcaggagtggttggagggggtcgggctttacacttttgggagtaggtgggatgggggagattgcaggtattgcaggaaggaggggattggaggttagggcactgcctgaggaagtgcgcttgccgacaatgcgggcaggtgggggcctcgtggcactcagctgtggggtgtgcgttatagcgcagacacctctggcagcgcagggattgaggaggggaacgggaggggtcgaccttgtaccgctggttaaaaaggagggcaccctccttcaggagacggtcaacggagggggcgtgctcagaaaaaacccgcataaggcgggtggggccggcagcgttatgtatgcggcgaaccgcacgcacctccaaatggggatgcgccttgagctccgccaacacctcctcctccgtgatcactggactaagccgagtgatcacggcggtgagagttggcgggcgacgcggaggttggggttggcgggagggaggtggtgaaggag
This sequence is a window from Schistocerca americana isolate TAMUIC-IGC-003095 chromosome 4, iqSchAmer2.1, whole genome shotgun sequence. Protein-coding genes within it:
- the LOC124613801 gene encoding putative nuclease HARBI1 is translated as MAVSFDVMDGIEEDLLYLDHLNRDRNRVGVVVERGNPFEDYGDRKFDERFRLSKETVWCLLNQINDRLEFPTDRNNPVSPINRLLITLRAYAKGAVNILIGDNSNIHRTTAQRIISDVSDIIASLSPRFIKFPTREEVRSVVYGFSQLDRFPGVLGTLDCTHIRIQSSGGHNAELFRNRKSYFSFNCQAIGDHNLLIRHIVARWPGSVHDSTIFLNWSAQFENGEIPQGHLLGDSGYACRSYLLTPLLNPQNEAEHRYNRSHIKTRNSVERKYGMCKRRFPILSVGIRCNPQEAMSIIVGTAVLHNIARSTSGEEPPEDPEISRLSSQLRDERVPNIEDNEPVLPGQQMYRDDTLPGRAVRRAIINEHLRKSNINSDIVRNEKL